The Planktothrix agardhii NIES-204 genomic interval ATTAGAATCCACATACCCAGGACTCAAAACTGAATCAGAGCGGTTACAACGGTTGATTTCAGATATTCAAAAATCTCAACAACTACAAACCCTGGAATTTCCAATATTTTTAGACCAATGGTATAACCAACCACTATTTCAAACCTTAAAAAATCACCCTGAATTTGATCAAATTTTTGATCATCGTTTAAAGAATAATCCCATGGAGTTATCAAAATCCCTGCGGTATTTAGGAACCGGAAATCAACCGTCTCTCTGGGAAAAATTACCCAACAATCAAATACCCCTATTGCTGTTAGTTGGAGAATTGGATCATAAATTCAAACAAATTAACCAAGAAATAAACCAATTATGTCCCCTTTCCCAGTTGCAAATTATCCCGAATTGTGGTCATAATATTTTAATTGAAAATCCTCAACAGTGGATTAATAAAATAGTTAAGTTTTTATCGGAATGAATTATCAATTTCAGTTTCAACCCTATCAACGTCCGTTTAAAACTCCCCTCAAAACCGCCCACGGAATTTGGAATATTCGAGAAGGAATTATTTTAAATTTAACCAATAAACAGGGTAATATAGGATGGGGAGAAATTGCACCTTTAAGTTGGTTTGGGTCGGAAACCTTGGAAGATGCGATCGCCTTTTGTCAAAAACTTCCGAGTATCATTTCAACAGAAACAATTTTTACTATTTCTGACAGTTTACCCGCTTGTCAATTTGGGTTTGAATCTGCATTAATTGAGTTAAATTCTAACCCATTAGTTGATTTATCTAAACTTCAATATAGCGGATTATTACCTACTGGAGAAATAGTTTTAAATACTTGGAAAACCCTATTTCAGCAAGGATATCAAACCTTAAAATGGAAAATAGGTGTTGATGAAATTACAACAGAAATTAATATTTTTAAACAGTTAGTCAAGATCGTAATAGAAACTTTAAGCAGTCCTCAAAAAATCCGTCTTAGGTTAGATGCAAATGGCGGTTTAACCTTTGAGCAAGCAGAATATTGGTTAGAAACCTGTGATTTAATTAATGCCAATCAAGACTTGATTGAAATTGAATTTTTAGAACAACCTTTATCTATTTCTCAATTGGATTTAATGTTAGAATTATGCGATCGCTATTCCACTTCTCTAGCCTTAGATGAATCCGTTGCTAATTTACAACAATTAAACTCTTGTTATCAACAAGGATGGTTAGATATTTTTGTGATCAAACCTGCTATTTTTGGATCTCCAAGAAAACTCAAGAATTTTTGCCAAAAAAATAAAATTGATACCGTTTTTTCTTCAGTTTTTGAAACCGATATCGGTCAAAATTCCGCTTTAAAAATTGCCTCTGAACTATTATTATATAATCGTGCTGTTGGATTTGGAATTAATCATTGGTTTATTTCCTAAATTATATCCCCGGAATCCCAGGAGAGAAAAACTGATATAGCAACCGCCAAGGCAGTTAGGACACCAGACGGATCTTAGAACCCAAACGGTTAAGTATTTTCCCCCCTGTTCCCTCCCCCCCTAGCCCCCGTGCACGGGGGCTAGGGGGGCTGTTCCCTGCTATAACTGTTAGAGACGCGCCAATAGCCTACGGCATCGCTGCGCTCGGACACGCCTCCGATAAATGATTTCACATAAATACCCGATGTTGCAGACTCGGCATTTGCCTCCGAACCTGTTCCAGACGGGCGGGATTAATTTCTGCGATCGCAATTCCTGGCCTATCACCTGCATCCGCTAAAACTGCCCCCCAAGGGTCAAGAATCATCGCATGACCGTGAGTATACCGACGCCCATAATGACATCCAGTTTGAGCAGGTGCGACCACATAACAGGTATTTTCAATCGCTCTAGCCTTGAGCAGAACTTCCCAATGATCCTTACCCGTATAAGCAGTAAAAGCTGCTGGAACAAAGAGAATTTCTGCTTCTTTTTCGGATAAATGGCGATAGAGTTCTGGAAATCGGACATCGTAACACACCGATAGTCCCAGGTTGCCCAACTCTGGATGATGATAAACCGGAGGTAAAACCGTCCCCGCCATCACCGTATTAGATTCCTGATAAGTATTGCCATCGGGCAAATTAACATCGAACAAATGAACTTTTTGATAACGGGCTAATTCTTGACCATTAGCATCAATTAACACCGCCGTATTATAAACTTTGCCATCACCCGAAGGAACTGGAAATCCTCCCGCTAATAGAGTAATTTGAAACTTTTGGGTAATGGTTTTAAGAAATTTTTCTGTAGTTTGAGCAATAGTTTCAGCTTGAGCCATTTTCTCGGCTTCCTCACCCATAAAGGGAAAATTCTCAGGTAAGCTGACTAATTCAGCCCCCTGACGAACTGCTAAATCAATCAATTCTTCTGCCTCTGCCAGATTTTTTTCTAGCCAAGGGGTACTGGTCATTTGAATAGCCGCAGCGAGATAGGATTTCATTGATAAAGAATATATTTACAAGTTAAAAGCGGGGCAGGGGAGCAGGGGAGGCAGGGGAGGTAAACTCTTGCTATTACTTATTCGTAATTCGTAATTCGTAATTCCCTGTTCCCTGTTCCCTGTTCCCTCTTTAGATCAAGGTTGAATTAAGAGAGGGGATGGAACAGTAAATCGGGGAAGAAACGATTAAATTCGATTAAAACCCCAGCCGTAAAAACCATCAAAGCGGCAGCTAAAACGGGTGCTGTTGAAAGATATTTCAAGAAATACTGCATGAGTTTTTTTCTCCTAAGTTTGCAAATGTGAAAAACAATTAATCTGTTAAAAGAAACCAGAATTCACAAAGATTATTAGAACATAAACAAAGTTTGTTTATGGGATAATTAGGGAATATTTAGGTGATTAATTCAACTGAAATCTTCCCTAATCTCTGTTTAAGAATTCTGTAATTAACGAGGTGAAACGGTGATTTCGTCATCTTTGACGTACAGTTCACCGGTGGTGATTTCTTTCAACGCTGCTAAGGGCCACAGGAAACCACCGAGCATAAAGGTCAGAGCCACAGGAACATTGATGATAATTTCTTTTTCTGCGGGGTTTTCGCTCTTTCTTGCATATTGTAAATAAGACCGACCGACCCAACCAATCCATCCGGCAATATACAGGAACAGAACGCCAGGAATTAAGAAATCTCCCGCATGAGATAAGCTTCCATCCACAATTAAATGGGGTAAGCCATCTTCTTTTCCGCAGAGTTCTTGGGAATAGCGCT includes:
- a CDS encoding alpha/beta hydrolase fold protein, whose translation is MPFLKQKNYCFHYTKNGNINQPVILFLHGFLGNSQDFNTRISPLFSQFCCLTLDLPGHGQTQVLGEDICYQMSETAIALIELLNHLNIAQCYLMGYSMGGRLGLYLTLNFPQYFQKVILESTYPGLKTESERLQRLISDIQKSQQLQTLEFPIFLDQWYNQPLFQTLKNHPEFDQIFDHRLKNNPMELSKSLRYLGTGNQPSLWEKLPNNQIPLLLLVGELDHKFKQINQEINQLCPLSQLQIIPNCGHNILIENPQQWINKIVKFLSE
- the menC gene encoding O-succinylbenzoic acid synthase, MenC, coding for MNYQFQFQPYQRPFKTPLKTAHGIWNIREGIILNLTNKQGNIGWGEIAPLSWFGSETLEDAIAFCQKLPSIISTETIFTISDSLPACQFGFESALIELNSNPLVDLSKLQYSGLLPTGEIVLNTWKTLFQQGYQTLKWKIGVDEITTEINIFKQLVKIVIETLSSPQKIRLRLDANGGLTFEQAEYWLETCDLINANQDLIEIEFLEQPLSISQLDLMLELCDRYSTSLALDESVANLQQLNSCYQQGWLDIFVIKPAIFGSPRKLKNFCQKNKIDTVFSSVFETDIGQNSALKIASELLLYNRAVGFGINHWFIS
- a CDS encoding putative nitrilase: MKSYLAAAIQMTSTPWLEKNLAEAEELIDLAVRQGAELVSLPENFPFMGEEAEKMAQAETIAQTTEKFLKTITQKFQITLLAGGFPVPSGDGKVYNTAVLIDANGQELARYQKVHLFDVNLPDGNTYQESNTVMAGTVLPPVYHHPELGNLGLSVCYDVRFPELYRHLSEKEAEILFVPAAFTAYTGKDHWEVLLKARAIENTCYVVAPAQTGCHYGRRYTHGHAMILDPWGAVLADAGDRPGIAIAEINPARLEQVRRQMPSLQHRVFM
- the psaJ gene encoding photosystem I reaction center subunit IV; its protein translation is MQYFLKYLSTAPVLAAALMVFTAGVLIEFNRFFPDLLFHPLS
- the psaF gene encoding photosystem I reaction center subunit III, plastocyanin docking protein; translation: MRRLLAAILALGLWMTVVPAASAYNLVPCSESSVFEQRAKTSISVAANPAQAKARFERYSQELCGKEDGLPHLIVDGSLSHAGDFLIPGVLFLYIAGWIGWVGRSYLQYARKSENPAEKEIIINVPVALTFMLGGFLWPLAALKEITTGELYVKDDEITVSPR